One Oscillospiraceae bacterium DNA window includes the following coding sequences:
- a CDS encoding flavodoxin, which produces MNKQKTLVVYFSATGITAKAAATLAEAADADLFAIQPAKPYTAADLDWTDKKSRSTLEMNDPHSRPAVANRVENMKDYTTVFVGFPIWWGDMPMILYTFFDRYELSGKKLVPFVTSGGSGFSNTRSTIADLEPNAAVLDGLALGSSEAKAPASAVKKWLTSIGLAS; this is translated from the coding sequence ATGAACAAACAAAAAACCTTAGTGGTCTATTTTTCTGCCACCGGCATAACCGCAAAAGCAGCAGCAACACTAGCAGAGGCTGCAGACGCAGATCTCTTTGCTATTCAGCCGGCAAAGCCCTACACCGCTGCAGACCTCGACTGGACAGACAAAAAGTCACGCAGCACACTAGAGATGAACGACCCCCATTCCCGGCCTGCTGTTGCAAACCGGGTGGAAAACATGAAAGATTACACCACGGTGTTTGTCGGCTTCCCCATTTGGTGGGGCGATATGCCCATGATTCTGTACACTTTCTTTGACAGATATGAACTGTCCGGCAAAAAGCTGGTGCCGTTTGTGACCAGCGGGGGCAGCGGTTTTTCCAATACGCGCAGCACCATAGCAGACCTAGAGCCAAATGCGGCTGTTTTAGACGGCCTGGCTCTGGGCAGCAGCGAGGCAAAGGCGCCGGCAAGCGCAGTAAAGAAGTGGCTGACCAGCATTGGGCTTGCTTCATAA
- a CDS encoding site-specific integrase, protein MASIIKRRNKFSVVYRFVDENGVQRQRWETFNTNAEAKKRKSEVEFQQDSGTFIVPTAKTLDDLLREYMSIYGVNTWAMSTYESHKALITNYISPIIGDMKLDDINTRVMDQYFQSLQKVKSVTSRYVHAKNEYLSVHIIREVFKLLRNAFNQAVKWEMMSRNPVVNCTIPKEEHEKREIWTAETLFKALEVCDDDIIALAINLAFSCSLRMGELLALTWDCIDITQQSIDEGHANIYVNKELQRVSRSALEALNGKDVIKKFPPALASTNTSLVLKQPKTKTSVRRIYLPKTVAEMLRKRKASLDEMKDLFGDEYLDYDLVFCSSNGHPLEASYINRGFSKLIRENGLPKVVFHSLRHSSITYKLKLNGGDMKSVQGDSGHAQMRMIEDVYSHILDEDRATNAQRFEAEFYSKSEVPEVPAASAAPASELTDSDKAKFIQLLSNPEFATLIKSFVGSV, encoded by the coding sequence ATGGCTTCTATTATTAAGCGTAGAAATAAGTTTTCTGTTGTTTACCGCTTTGTAGATGAAAACGGTGTCCAGCGACAGCGTTGGGAAACCTTTAACACCAATGCTGAAGCTAAAAAGAGAAAATCCGAGGTTGAGTTTCAACAAGATAGCGGGACATTCATCGTCCCGACTGCCAAGACGCTGGATGATCTTCTCCGAGAATACATGTCAATATACGGTGTAAACACATGGGCAATGTCAACTTACGAATCCCACAAGGCGCTGATTACCAATTACATATCACCAATCATCGGTGACATGAAGCTGGACGACATCAATACCCGTGTTATGGATCAGTATTTTCAGAGCCTCCAAAAAGTCAAAAGCGTCACCAGCAGATACGTCCACGCTAAGAATGAATACCTTTCAGTGCATATCATCCGTGAGGTTTTCAAACTCCTTCGTAATGCTTTTAACCAGGCGGTAAAATGGGAAATGATGTCCCGAAATCCTGTTGTGAATTGCACCATCCCCAAAGAGGAACATGAAAAGCGTGAAATCTGGACCGCCGAAACACTGTTCAAGGCACTGGAAGTCTGCGATGATGATATTATTGCACTGGCAATCAATTTGGCGTTCTCTTGTTCTCTCAGAATGGGAGAACTACTGGCTTTGACATGGGACTGTATCGACATTACACAGCAAAGCATCGACGAAGGCCACGCAAATATCTATGTCAACAAAGAACTTCAACGTGTGAGCCGCTCGGCACTGGAGGCTCTGAACGGGAAAGACGTTATCAAGAAATTCCCGCCTGCGCTCGCAAGTACCAATACTTCTCTCGTTCTGAAACAGCCCAAGACCAAAACCAGTGTCAGGCGTATCTACCTTCCGAAAACAGTTGCTGAGATGCTGCGGAAAAGGAAGGCAAGCCTTGATGAGATGAAGGACCTATTTGGAGATGAGTATCTCGATTATGATTTGGTATTCTGTTCCTCAAACGGGCATCCTCTTGAAGCCAGCTACATCAACCGCGGCTTCTCGAAGCTGATCCGTGAAAATGGTCTTCCCAAGGTGGTCTTTCACAGCTTGAGACATTCAAGCATTACCTATAAGCTCAAGCTCAACGGCGGAGACATGAAGTCAGTCCAAGGTGATTCCGGTCATGCACAGATGCGGATGATTGAGGATGTCTATTCACATATCTTAGACGAGGACAGGGCAACAAACGCACAACGCTTTGAAGCAGAGTTTTATTCCAAGTCAGAAGTGCCGGAAGTACCTGCCGCATCGGCTGCACCTGCTTCGGAGCTGACTGACAGCGACAAAGCAAAGTTCATCCAACTCTTGTCAAATCCTGAATTTGCAACGCTCATCAAGTCTTTCGTCGGAAGCGTATAA
- a CDS encoding ImmA/IrrE family metallo-endopeptidase, with protein MAATAYIIDVVNKLVEKYGTRDPYELCRALGIKIHYIDMQKKLKGFFFYQSRQKNIVIDCNVNKVLELILVAHELGHAVLHTEVALMHGFQEMEVLENRQDMPEENEANIFAAELLLDDKTVLEHLSEESFFEAASALYVPAALLDYKFMILRSKGYRLNTVNMRKSDFLREDLGAYDANIDRFQD; from the coding sequence TTGGCTGCTACTGCGTACATCATTGATGTCGTAAACAAGTTGGTTGAAAAGTATGGAACCAGGGACCCATACGAATTGTGCCGTGCACTCGGCATCAAGATTCATTACATAGATATGCAGAAAAAGCTAAAGGGCTTTTTCTTTTACCAGTCACGCCAAAAAAACATTGTTATTGACTGCAACGTTAATAAGGTTCTTGAACTTATCCTTGTGGCTCATGAGCTGGGACATGCCGTGTTGCATACCGAGGTTGCGCTCATGCATGGTTTTCAAGAGATGGAAGTGCTCGAAAACCGTCAGGACATGCCGGAGGAAAATGAAGCCAATATATTTGCTGCCGAGCTCCTTCTTGATGACAAAACTGTTTTGGAGCATCTCAGCGAAGAATCATTTTTTGAGGCCGCCAGTGCGCTTTATGTTCCAGCGGCACTTTTGGATTACAAATTTATGATATTGCGTTCAAAGGGGTATAGGCTAAACACGGTCAATATGCGGAAAAGCGATTTTCTGCGCGAAGATTTGGGCGCATACGACGCAAATATAGACCGCTTTCAGGATTGA
- a CDS encoding type II toxin-antitoxin system PemK/MazF family toxin, producing the protein MLKNEWAFHRGDIYYANLNPFFGSEQGGNRPVLVLQNDVGNYFCPTLIVAPLTSNIWKKAEQPTHYLLDGIRGLRGQSIVLLEQIKTIDKRRVDRYIGKVTREQMDGIDEALQVSLGIYIPEEIEAP; encoded by the coding sequence ATGTTAAAGAACGAATGGGCGTTTCATCGCGGCGATATTTACTATGCCAATCTGAATCCTTTTTTTGGCTCCGAACAGGGTGGCAACCGCCCGGTTCTTGTCCTTCAAAATGATGTGGGCAATTACTTTTGCCCGACGCTGATCGTCGCACCATTGACGAGCAATATTTGGAAGAAAGCAGAGCAACCTACACATTACTTGCTGGATGGCATACGCGGCCTGCGAGGTCAGTCGATAGTACTACTGGAGCAGATCAAGACAATCGACAAACGGCGCGTTGATCGCTATATCGGAAAAGTCACCCGCGAACAGATGGACGGGATTGATGAGGCGCTGCAGGTCAGTCTCGGCATTTACATCCCTGAAGAAATTGAAGCACCGTAA
- a CDS encoding NgoFVII family restriction endonuclease, whose product MITERLAETILFSPLAGDVNELYILSGYATPNMLSWYIKNIYHRTRIPIKIHLIVGMVPFDRLSVSVHEGFVQIISSELPHEVETLECSYICEPPAVHSNLYIWAKDGIPTRAFMGSANFVQSSFVGHHRQEVMDDCNPIDAMQYYQTQVGRSIYCNHGEIEEYIILQPTHPVLDMESNLIDDVTHLANEGIASVTLSLITRLGEPGRHSGLNWGQRQGREPNEAYISLPAKIARSGFFPLEKRHFTALTDDRKQLTLRIEQQNDKAITTPVRNSDLGEYFRNRLGLANGAFITRQDLERYGRTDVVFYKLDDETYYMDFSN is encoded by the coding sequence ATGATAACTGAGCGTCTGGCAGAAACAATATTATTCTCTCCTCTGGCTGGGGATGTAAATGAATTATATATTTTGTCGGGATATGCTACCCCCAATATGCTCTCTTGGTATATTAAGAACATATACCATCGAACAAGGATTCCAATTAAAATTCATCTGATCGTAGGTATGGTTCCTTTTGATCGGTTGAGCGTAAGCGTTCACGAAGGATTTGTCCAGATTATTTCATCTGAGCTTCCACATGAGGTGGAAACGCTTGAATGTAGCTATATCTGTGAACCCCCAGCAGTACATTCGAATCTATACATATGGGCAAAAGATGGAATTCCAACACGAGCATTTATGGGATCAGCAAATTTTGTGCAAAGCTCATTCGTAGGCCATCATCGACAAGAAGTGATGGATGATTGTAATCCCATTGATGCTATGCAGTACTATCAAACGCAGGTTGGAAGAAGCATATACTGTAATCATGGTGAAATTGAAGAATACATAATTCTTCAGCCCACGCATCCCGTTCTCGATATGGAAAGTAATCTAATCGATGATGTTACACATCTTGCCAATGAGGGTATTGCAAGCGTGACATTAAGTCTGATAACACGACTTGGTGAACCGGGACGGCATTCTGGACTAAACTGGGGCCAGCGCCAAGGCCGTGAACCAAATGAAGCATATATTTCACTTCCAGCTAAAATAGCAAGAAGTGGTTTTTTCCCTCTGGAGAAACGTCACTTTACAGCTCTTACCGATGACCGAAAGCAACTGACACTTCGTATTGAGCAACAAAACGATAAAGCTATAACTACACCTGTAAGGAATAGTGATCTTGGGGAGTATTTCCGAAATCGCCTTGGCCTTGCAAATGGAGCTTTTATTACTCGTCAAGATTTGGAGCGTTATGGAAGAACGGATGTCGTGTTTTATAAATTAGATGATGAAACATATTATATGGATTTTTCCAACTAA
- a CDS encoding helix-turn-helix transcriptional regulator translates to MENIGIFLRQIRLSQQLSLKNVYKQTGISDSILSRIENGDNKEPSPTVLRQLSNLYGIKIVELYIMCGYIKREDLADYQQCFHGMESLTDEEKDLIQNEIIIFGKKNGAVSK, encoded by the coding sequence ATGGAAAATATAGGAATATTTTTACGACAAATAAGGCTATCGCAACAGCTTAGCCTAAAAAATGTGTATAAGCAGACAGGGATCAGTGATTCTATACTCAGCCGGATAGAGAATGGGGATAATAAGGAACCTTCACCCACGGTGCTTCGCCAACTTTCAAATCTCTACGGAATAAAGATTGTTGAATTATATATTATGTGCGGATACATAAAGCGAGAAGACCTTGCAGACTATCAACAATGCTTTCATGGTATGGAATCCCTTACTGATGAGGAAAAAGATCTAATTCAAAACGAGATCATCATTTTTGGCAAAAAGAATGGAGCGGTATCAAAATGA
- a CDS encoding DNA cytosine methyltransferase — protein sequence MIYRLGELFCGPGGLAWGATHADIGDPEYGIVHQWANDYDENTCKTYRNNICPENPASVYHADIRKFDLTNLAPIDALAFGFPCNDYSVVGEQKGMDGVFGPLYSYGVKVLKQYQPMWFLAENVGGLRNANDGKAFTKILDEMRKAGYTLYPNLYKFETYGIPQARHRIIIVGIRNDIDVVFHVPSNVPYANVDNSCRTALEVPPIPEDAPNNDLTKQSATVVERLQHILPGQNAFTADLPERLKLNISGAQISQIYKRLDPNKPAYTVTGSGGGGTHIYHWAEPRALTNRERARLQTFPDDYIFEGNKESVRKQIGMAVPCRGAKIIFEAILKSFAGVPYDSMPANIDE from the coding sequence ATGATCTACAGATTAGGTGAATTGTTTTGCGGCCCAGGTGGCTTGGCTTGGGGTGCAACACATGCTGATATTGGCGACCCGGAATATGGTATTGTTCATCAATGGGCAAATGATTATGACGAAAACACATGTAAGACTTACAGGAATAATATATGCCCAGAAAATCCCGCAAGCGTCTACCACGCCGATATTCGTAAATTCGATTTGACAAACCTTGCGCCTATAGATGCGCTTGCATTTGGTTTCCCATGCAATGATTATAGCGTTGTAGGAGAGCAGAAGGGAATGGACGGTGTATTCGGCCCTTTGTACTCTTATGGTGTAAAAGTGCTGAAGCAATATCAGCCGATGTGGTTTCTCGCAGAAAACGTTGGTGGATTACGAAATGCAAATGACGGGAAAGCATTCACAAAAATATTGGATGAAATGAGGAAAGCAGGCTATACGCTGTATCCGAATCTATATAAATTTGAGACTTATGGTATCCCGCAGGCGCGCCACCGTATAATTATCGTAGGAATTCGAAATGACATAGATGTTGTTTTTCATGTTCCATCTAATGTGCCATATGCAAATGTCGATAACAGTTGCCGGACAGCATTAGAGGTGCCGCCCATTCCTGAAGATGCGCCAAACAACGATCTGACAAAGCAGTCAGCAACGGTTGTCGAAAGGTTACAGCACATACTTCCTGGCCAAAATGCGTTCACTGCTGATTTACCTGAACGTTTGAAGTTGAACATTTCAGGTGCCCAAATTAGTCAGATATACAAACGCCTTGATCCCAATAAACCTGCGTATACTGTGACTGGAAGCGGCGGCGGCGGAACCCATATTTATCATTGGGCTGAGCCACGCGCATTGACAAACAGGGAACGTGCACGTCTCCAAACCTTCCCAGATGATTATATTTTTGAGGGAAACAAAGAAAGTGTGCGCAAACAAATAGGCATGGCTGTTCCCTGCAGAGGAGCAAAGATTATCTTTGAGGCTATTTTGAAATCCTTTGCAGGCGTGCCTTATGATTCGATGCCAGCAAATATTGACGAATAA
- a CDS encoding helix-turn-helix domain-containing protein, with amino-acid sequence MMTFGEKVKEARLALNMSQTELSQITGISERSLYTYEQLGTIPRSSNIKKIAEALKVSVTYLMDEDEADKNKHIEQDQFIADAKKEFGSKGAREAHEILNRTGALLAGGELDDSAKEVFFQALMEVYLDSKQTARDKFTPKKYRKHRSKS; translated from the coding sequence ATGATGACATTTGGTGAGAAGGTCAAGGAAGCGCGTCTGGCCCTGAATATGTCCCAGACGGAGCTTTCTCAGATTACCGGCATTTCAGAGCGTTCTCTCTATACCTATGAACAACTTGGAACGATCCCTCGCTCCAGTAACATCAAAAAGATTGCCGAGGCTTTGAAGGTTTCCGTCACTTATCTGATGGATGAAGATGAAGCTGATAAGAATAAACACATCGAGCAGGATCAATTCATTGCAGATGCCAAAAAGGAATTTGGCAGCAAGGGGGCCAGAGAGGCGCATGAGATTCTGAACCGCACCGGAGCTTTGCTGGCTGGCGGTGAGTTGGACGACAGCGCCAAAGAGGTTTTCTTTCAGGCACTCATGGAAGTCTATCTTGATTCCAAGCAAACGGCACGCGATAAATTCACACCGAAGAAATACCGGAAGCACCGCAGCAAGTCCTGA
- a CDS encoding helix-turn-helix domain-containing protein, protein MNEHRVKTSMSVMEMGKLLGIGKTDAYWLIKKKPFEIIIVDKKMRIMIDSFEKWYAAQSHYHKVASVDLGKEE, encoded by the coding sequence ATGAACGAACATAGAGTAAAAACCAGTATGTCCGTTATGGAAATGGGCAAGTTGCTGGGGATTGGGAAAACTGATGCGTATTGGCTTATCAAAAAGAAACCATTTGAAATTATCATCGTGGATAAAAAAATGCGTATCATGATCGACAGTTTTGAAAAGTGGTATGCAGCACAGTCGCACTACCACAAAGTCGCGTCCGTAGACTTGGGGAAGGAGGAATAA
- a CDS encoding MerR family transcriptional regulator, with product MTITEASEKFGIAPEKLHDYEVQGFFDCRKKPDGTIDYCKELLDYVGIINLLLEAGASADTLRSFLLRLMQNGISTEEKLKFLRCQRLRLLDTIHAKQELLDQLDFIIFKETKESD from the coding sequence ATGACAATTACCGAAGCCAGCGAAAAGTTCGGTATTGCGCCGGAAAAGCTGCATGACTATGAAGTACAGGGTTTTTTTGACTGCCGCAAAAAGCCAGACGGCACCATTGATTACTGTAAAGAGCTGCTGGACTATGTGGGCATAATCAATCTTCTGCTAGAGGCAGGCGCATCAGCTGATACACTGCGCAGCTTCCTGCTGCGATTGATGCAAAACGGCATCTCTACAGAAGAAAAGCTGAAGTTTCTGCGCTGCCAGCGGCTGCGGCTGCTGGATACGATTCACGCAAAGCAGGAACTGCTCGATCAGCTGGATTTCATTATTTTTAAGGAAACAAAGGAATCTGACTGA
- a CDS encoding helix-turn-helix domain-containing protein, with the protein MFEDKIETLNREIDSGERQSEAGSFEKRTYTVSEIQDILGISHTAAYSFVKQGLFRTVRIGNSIRISKKSFDEWLDKNI; encoded by the coding sequence ATGTTTGAAGATAAAATTGAAACTCTGAATCGGGAGATTGATTCTGGTGAAAGGCAAAGCGAGGCTGGGAGCTTTGAAAAACGGACATATACTGTTTCCGAGATTCAGGACATTCTTGGCATCAGTCATACCGCGGCATACAGTTTCGTAAAGCAAGGTCTGTTCCGTACCGTGCGAATCGGCAACAGCATTAGAATTTCAAAAAAGAGTTTTGACGAGTGGCTGGACAAAAACATATAA
- a CDS encoding DNA polymerase IV: protein MERAILHSDMNCFYASVEQMLDPTLRGKAIAVCGSQETRHGIVLAKSQLAKKAGVKTGMAIWQARECCRDLIVVPPQYDQYLKYSKLAHEIYLRYTDRMEPYGMDECWLDLTGCRLDPVATAEEIRATTKSELGLTVSIGVSFNKIFAKLGSDMKKPDAMTVITHGNFRELVWPLPASDLLYCGPATTKKLANYGIHTIGDIAATAPEYLRGWLGVNGIALWHYASGTDTSRVMTDGWEAPIKSVGHGVTCVSDLLDNEEVWRVILELSQDVGHRLRVNGFLAKGVQIMLRDNSLFYKQYQTTLEMATRSPKEIAEQCFDLFKTNYRWQNKVRALCVRAISLVPEKCPQQLTIFDDPVRREKQDKMDAAIEDIRRRYGKRAVYNACLMGDIKVHEIGAQNVTMPGLMFA from the coding sequence TTGGAAAGAGCAATCCTGCATAGTGACATGAACTGCTTTTATGCTTCTGTTGAGCAGATGCTTGACCCGACCCTGCGCGGGAAAGCAATAGCTGTCTGCGGCAGTCAGGAGACACGGCACGGCATCGTACTTGCAAAATCCCAACTGGCGAAGAAAGCCGGTGTGAAAACTGGAATGGCTATCTGGCAGGCGCGGGAATGCTGCCGTGATCTGATCGTCGTACCGCCCCAGTACGACCAGTATCTCAAGTATTCCAAGCTTGCCCACGAAATCTATCTCCGGTACACAGACCGAATGGAGCCGTATGGCATGGATGAGTGCTGGCTTGACCTCACCGGCTGCCGCCTTGACCCGGTCGCTACGGCAGAAGAAATTCGGGCAACAACCAAAAGCGAGCTTGGCCTTACGGTTAGCATTGGCGTCTCTTTCAATAAAATCTTCGCAAAACTCGGCAGTGATATGAAGAAACCTGATGCAATGACAGTCATCACACATGGCAACTTCCGGGAACTGGTCTGGCCGTTGCCTGCCTCTGATCTTCTTTACTGCGGCCCTGCCACAACCAAAAAACTTGCCAATTATGGTATACACACTATCGGGGACATCGCTGCCACAGCGCCGGAGTATCTGCGAGGCTGGCTCGGCGTCAATGGAATAGCTCTCTGGCATTATGCGTCCGGCACGGATACTTCCCGCGTTATGACGGATGGCTGGGAAGCACCAATTAAATCAGTTGGCCACGGCGTGACCTGCGTATCTGATCTTCTGGATAATGAGGAAGTCTGGCGTGTAATATTGGAACTTTCTCAGGATGTTGGTCACCGCCTCCGTGTGAATGGCTTTTTGGCCAAAGGCGTTCAGATCATGCTCAGAGACAACAGCTTGTTTTATAAGCAGTATCAGACAACATTGGAGATGGCGACACGCAGCCCGAAAGAGATTGCGGAACAGTGCTTTGATCTTTTTAAGACCAACTACCGCTGGCAGAACAAGGTTCGCGCCCTTTGCGTCCGGGCAATCAGCCTCGTTCCGGAAAAGTGTCCGCAGCAGCTGACAATTTTCGACGATCCTGTCAGACGGGAAAAGCAGGATAAAATGGACGCTGCCATTGAAGACATTCGCAGACGCTATGGCAAACGGGCCGTATATAACGCATGCCTGATGGGTGACATCAAGGTCCATGAGATCGGTGCGCAGAATGTTACCATGCCGGGTCTGATGTTTGCCTGA
- a CDS encoding ImmA/IrrE family metallo-endopeptidase, which produces MEFWARQDLEKLADTILLDCFADGYEKDHMPTNIDLLAEKYLGLNVSYMRLSEDGSILGLTTYADVNVEFNRYGKNEIVAVKKDSVILEKELLTGHNGRRRFTVAHEAAHQIVFRADRSGTAQMNYLKHLPNKQSYSLRELHGAEDWCEWQANTLGAALLMPARTVHFWMYRFNGNKVLVRYGRRFNYMDHGVLDNLTNALAVSRTALVIRLTQLGYICQRPESEYCDPLDVFPDPGEVF; this is translated from the coding sequence ATGGAATTTTGGGCAAGACAGGATTTGGAGAAATTGGCCGACACAATCCTTCTTGACTGCTTCGCGGACGGTTACGAGAAAGATCACATGCCTACAAATATTGATTTGCTGGCAGAAAAATATCTGGGCTTGAATGTTTCATACATGAGACTGTCTGAGGATGGCAGCATTCTTGGGTTGACCACCTATGCGGATGTGAATGTCGAATTTAACCGCTATGGGAAAAATGAAATTGTCGCGGTAAAGAAGGATTCGGTCATTTTGGAGAAGGAGCTTCTTACCGGGCATAACGGCAGACGCCGTTTCACTGTAGCACACGAGGCTGCACATCAGATTGTGTTCCGCGCCGACCGCAGCGGCACTGCACAGATGAATTATCTCAAGCACCTGCCAAACAAGCAGAGCTATTCGCTCCGTGAGTTGCATGGTGCGGAGGACTGGTGCGAATGGCAGGCAAATACACTGGGAGCTGCGCTGCTTATGCCAGCGCGCACCGTGCATTTCTGGATGTACCGCTTTAATGGGAATAAAGTTCTGGTCCGTTACGGACGCAGGTTTAACTATATGGATCACGGTGTGCTGGACAACCTGACAAATGCTCTTGCAGTATCAAGAACTGCACTGGTTATTCGCCTGACACAGCTGGGCTATATCTGCCAGCGCCCGGAATCGGAATACTGCGACCCGCTGGATGTGTTTCCTGATCCGGGGGAGGTATTCTAA
- a CDS encoding LysR family transcriptional regulator — MELRVLRYYLTVVREENITRAAEILHITQPTLSRQISALEAELGTQLFERGKRKIVLTESGLLLRRRAEELISLADKTEREFSSHDGDIAGVVSIGSGESAAATELPKLLRSYSARFPQVQFELHTGVATAIRDKLDKGLLDIGLLIEPVEIEKYDFVRLPQKEVWGVLLPFGDPLTEKDCIVRNDLRARRLIVTQRMKEREAKAWFGGDTEHLNVYCTCDLAANAALLVEQGLGVAFTIAGAVANYNNVCFRPLSPAITSTSVLVWKKYQPFSPAVQKFIEEIKHAYRA, encoded by the coding sequence ATGGAACTTCGGGTTCTGCGCTATTATCTGACGGTTGTCCGGGAGGAAAACATCACCCGTGCGGCAGAAATTCTGCACATCACCCAGCCGACTCTCAGCCGCCAGATTTCGGCGCTTGAGGCCGAATTGGGGACGCAGCTTTTTGAACGCGGCAAGCGCAAAATCGTACTGACAGAATCCGGGTTGCTGCTGCGCCGCCGCGCCGAAGAACTGATCTCCTTAGCCGACAAAACGGAACGAGAATTTTCCAGCCACGATGGCGATATAGCGGGCGTAGTATCCATTGGCAGCGGAGAATCGGCAGCCGCCACAGAGCTGCCGAAGCTGCTGCGCAGTTATTCTGCCCGCTTTCCGCAGGTGCAGTTTGAACTGCACACCGGCGTTGCAACCGCTATTCGGGACAAGCTGGACAAAGGGCTTTTAGATATCGGGCTGCTGATTGAGCCGGTGGAAATTGAGAAATATGATTTCGTCCGCCTGCCGCAAAAGGAAGTCTGGGGCGTTCTTCTTCCATTTGGAGACCCGCTGACAGAAAAAGACTGCATTGTACGGAATGATCTGCGCGCACGTCGGCTGATTGTAACGCAGAGAATGAAAGAGCGAGAAGCCAAGGCCTGGTTTGGCGGTGACACGGAGCATCTGAACGTGTACTGCACCTGTGACCTGGCGGCCAACGCAGCCCTTCTGGTGGAGCAGGGGCTGGGCGTCGCGTTTACCATTGCGGGTGCAGTTGCCAACTACAACAACGTCTGCTTCCGGCCGCTGTCGCCTGCCATTACCAGCACCTCGGTCCTTGTCTGGAAAAAGTACCAGCCTTTCAGCCCGGCCGTACAAAAATTCATAGAGGAAATCAAACATGCCTATCGAGCATGA
- a CDS encoding helix-turn-helix domain-containing protein encodes MNNVAVTPAICADSESPFIKRTYTVDEIQDILGISRSSAYNFVKQGLFRTVRVGGSIRISKKSFDEWLDKQL; translated from the coding sequence ATGAATAACGTTGCCGTGACACCGGCGATTTGTGCTGATTCGGAAAGCCCTTTTATCAAGCGCACATATACGGTCGATGAAATTCAGGACATTCTTGGTATTAGCCGATCCTCCGCATATAACTTCGTGAAGCAGGGACTTTTCCGCACGGTCCGCGTGGGTGGCAGCATCCGAATTTCCAAAAAGAGCTTTGACGAGTGGCTGGACAAGCAACTTTGA
- a CDS encoding DUF4405 domain-containing protein, with amino-acid sequence MNFKRSCKPVLDLAMALLLFVLMAYPAVGGAAHEWLGTGMFACFLIHQVCSRAWYRALPQGKYARLRAVQAALNLLLFVCMVLLMVSGMILSKTVFTFINLRDGLAFARTAHLLASYWGFLLTGLHLGFHWRMVLDIFRKVNPARTPAWLSLFLRIAACAVACYGAVLFFQNHIAGYLFLHTQFVFFDYSRPAVLVFVQQAAMMAAFVWIGFFAQKLVQKPAAKPY; translated from the coding sequence ATGAATTTCAAACGCAGCTGCAAGCCCGTGCTGGATCTGGCAATGGCTCTGCTTCTTTTCGTCCTTATGGCTTATCCCGCTGTAGGCGGCGCAGCCCACGAATGGCTTGGCACCGGTATGTTTGCGTGTTTTCTTATACACCAGGTATGCAGCAGAGCTTGGTACCGGGCGCTACCGCAGGGAAAGTATGCCCGGCTGCGCGCGGTGCAGGCCGCCTTGAACCTGCTGCTTTTCGTCTGCATGGTCCTGCTGATGGTAAGCGGAATGATTCTATCAAAAACAGTTTTTACATTTATAAATCTGCGGGACGGGCTGGCTTTCGCAAGGACAGCGCATCTGCTCGCTTCCTACTGGGGATTTCTGCTGACGGGCCTGCACCTTGGGTTCCATTGGCGCATGGTGCTCGACATTTTCAGAAAGGTAAATCCTGCACGCACGCCGGCCTGGTTATCTCTTTTTCTACGTATTGCCGCCTGTGCAGTCGCGTGTTATGGTGCCGTTTTATTTTTTCAGAATCACATTGCCGGCTATCTCTTTCTGCATACGCAATTTGTATTTTTTGATTATTCCCGCCCTGCTGTCCTTGTTTTTGTACAGCAGGCAGCTATGATGGCTGCTTTTGTATGGATCGGATTTTTCGCCCAAAAGCTGGTGCAAAAGCCAGCAGCAAAACCATATTGA